The window TCTATAAAGTATTTGCGCGAAAAGGGTCTTGCAAAGGCAGCCAAGAGAGCCGGAAAAGATGCAAAAGAGGGCATAATCGAGTCCTATATTCACCAAAACAAGAAAATCGGAGTGCTATTGGAGCTTAATTGTGAGACAGATTTTGTAGCAAGAACTGATGAATTTGTGAATTTAGCTCACGATATTGCACTTCAAATAGCAGCATCCAATCCTATTTATGTATCCAAAGAATACGTTTCGGAAGAAATATTGAATTCTGAAATGGAGATTCTTAAAAATCAGGCAAGGCTTGAAGGAAAGCCAGAAAATATGCTTGATAAAATTGTAGAAGGCAGAATTAAAAAATTTTACGAAGAGTCATGTCTCATGGAGCAGCCATTTGTGAAGGATCCTTCTGTAAAAGTTTCTGATTTAGTTAATCAAATGATTGCAAAAGTTGGAGAAAATATCGTAATTAGAAGATTTACTCGCTTTGCCTTGGGAGAGAACATATAAAAATAATTTTATCTGGAGGGGGATATGATCTCTAAAAGAGTATTGCTGAAATTGAGCGGAGAAGCCCTTATGGGGAAAAAGGGTTACGGCCTGGATCCTGAGGTCCTGTCTGATTTAGCTTCGCAGATTCATAATGTTTGTAGTGAAACAATTCAAATTGCTATAGTGGTGGGTGGGGGTAATATCTTTAGAGGCCTTTCAGGGGTAGCCTTAGGTATGGATAGGGCTACCGCAGATCATATGGGTATGCTGGCTACGGTAATCAATGCTCTTGCTCTTCAAGATGTACTTGAAAGAAGTGGCGTTCAAACCAGGGTCCAGACTGCTATAGAAATCAGAGAGGTGGCTGAACCATATATTAGGCGCAGAGCCATAAGACACCTTGAAAAGGGCAGGGTAGTAATATTTGCAGCTGGGACTGGAAGTCCATATTTTACTACTGATACGGCGGCTGCTCTCAGAGCGGCTGAGATTGGCGCAGAGGTTATTTTCAAGGCTACCTCTGTGGACGGAGTGTATGACTCAGATCCAAAACTAAATCCTGGAGCAGTGAAATACGATAAACTAAAGTATATGGACGTTCTCAGGGAAGGCCTTTCTGTAATGGACACCACTGCAATATCTATGTGTATGGACAACAAAATTCCAATTGTAGTTTTTAGCTTGCTTGAGTCTGGAAACATAGAGAGGGCTTTGAAAGGTGAAAAAGTGGGCACAATTGTTTCTTAGTTAGCGTTTTTTGTAATGAGTTTGAACGTATGTTAAGGAGGTGTGCTAATTGAGCTCAAAAGAAGTGGAACATTTAAAACAAAGGATGTCAAAGGCCTTAGAAAATCTTTCTAAGGAGTTTTCTTCTGTAAGGACAGGCAGGGCTTCACCCGCTCTTCTGGATCACATAAAAATTGATTATTATGGCACTACGGTTCCAATAAAGCAGCTGGCAAACGTGTCGCAGCAGGATGCAAGAACATTGCTCATAAGCGTCTATGACAAGAACGCTCTTCAGGCCGTTGACAAGTCAATTAGGTTGTCTGATTTGGGGCTTACACCTCAGGTGGATGGTATGGTTTTAAGGATTGTTATGCCCGCACTTACCCAGGACAGAAGGAAAGAGCTAGTAAAGGTAATAAAGAAGATGGCTGAAGAGTCAAAGGTGGCTGTTAGAAATATAAGACGCGATGAACTTGAAGTTCTTGAAAAAAAGGAAAAGAGCAAGGAAATATCTGAAGACGACCTAAAGAGGTTAAAAGTAGAATTTCAAAAGATAACTGACTCTTTTATGCAGGATATAGAAAAGCTTCTCTCCAATAAAGAAAAGGAGATAATGAACGATTGATTGATGACATTGTATCGAGTATAAAGTTTGACAGTTCTGGCCTGGTTCCTGCTATTGTTCAGGATTATTATACCCTTGACATTTTGATGATGGCATATATGAACAAGGAATCTCTAAAAAAGACTATTGAGACTAACGAAACCTGGTTTTATAGCAGATCCAGACAGTGTTTGTGGCATAAGGGTGAGACGAGCGGTCATATTCAAAAGGTAAAAGAAATTAGAGTTGATTGTGATCAGGACACCCTTCTTCTTTTTGTAGAGCAGATAGGGGGAATTGCCTGTCATACTGGAAACAGGAGCTGCTTTTATAGGAAGATAGACAAAGGAGAGTTGGTAGAAGAAAAGTCAAAATTTGCTGTATTGTCATATCTTTTTTCAATTTTTGAAGATAGAGACAAGAACCCAACACCAGATTCTTATGTGAGCAAGCTCCTTAAAAAGGGAAAGAGCAGAATACTCCAAAAAGTAGGCGAGGAGGCTGTGGAAACGGTCATTGCTGGGATGAGGGAAGATAAGGATGAATTTGTTTATGAAATAACTGACCTTTTTTTCCATATGGCACTCTCTCTTTATACATTTGGGCTAAGCTTTGATGATATTTTTGAAGAATTAAATAGAAGAAAGAAGGAAGAAAAAAATGGATAAATCGGATAACAACAGTATTGAGGAAAAGGTAGAAAACCTTTTGCTGCCTTTGGATACAAAGGCTATTTCTACCCTTGCAGATTATGTGGTGATAAAGGCGATGTCTGATGGGGTAATGATATCTGGTATGACAAGGGGAAAAGAGACAAAATTTCATCACTCTGAAAGAATCGACGCCGGTGAAGTGGTAATCGCACAATTCACCGACAATACTTCTGCAATGAAGATTAGGGGTAAAGCAAAAATACTAACAAAGTACGGCACAGTGTACTCTGGTATGGCTGACAAAGAATAAAAAGTATCTGACTATTTATCTGAATTTTTTTTCAGATATTTCTCTAAGGTAATTATTGCAGCAATGTAAGAAAACTCGCCCAGACCGCTTATCTGGCCAAGGCATACGGGTGCTATCACCGAAGTTTTCCTGAACTCCTCTCTTGCGTGAATGTTCGAAAGGTGTACTTCTAAAACGGGAATCTTAATTGAGGCGATAGCATCCCTTATTGCATAAGAATAGTGAGTGAAGGCACCAGGATTGATTATAAAAGCGTTATATGCGTCATAAGTTCTGTGGATTTTGTCTATGATGTCACCCTCATGGTTTGATTGAAAGAAGTCTATTTTTACATCCATTTCTCTTGCGAAATTTAATATTAACTCTTCTAAGCCGTGCAAGGTAAGATTGCCGTACGTATCTGGCTCTCTGGTTCCTAACATATTTAGATTTGGACCGTTTATAACGAGTACTTTTATCACTTTTTCCTCCTAAAATATTAACATTCTTGCTGCCAGGAACAAAAGTATGACTGAGAATATCATCTTAAGAAAATAAGTAGGCAGATATCCAACTATTGAGCTCGTGAAAATGCTGCCCAATGCTGCACCCAAACTTATCCAGAGCAAATCTTTCGTAAGGTTGCCTTTTTTGTAGTGGATGTAAGATGCCATCATTGATATGGGGACGGTGGCTGCTAAAGATATGCCTTGTGCTACATCTTCATGGAATGACAACAAATATACTAATATTGGAACCATTATTACTCCGCCGCCAATTCCGAAAAGACCAGCTATAACGCCAGTAATGATTCCTATCAGTAGATATAATAGCTTTGCAATGATTATACCCATGACATAATCATCCTGATAGCAACTATTACAAGTATAACCCCAAATCCCTTTTTAAGCTGTTTGTTTGGAATTTTGTACATTAGCTTTGCACCAATCTGAGCTCCTACAATGCCGCCTATACCTAAATATATGCTGTCACCTAAGTTGCCAAATTTGTTTAATCCGTAAATCGCAGCTCCGACTATTACAGCAGGCACTATGGCGCCTACTGATGTGGCATGAGCATCTTTTTGATTAAATTTCGCAATTGAAATCAATAGGGGAACAAATATTATGCCGCCGCCTATGCCAAGTAGACCTGATGCCATACCGCCGCACAAACCTATAAAGACTAATAAGAGTTTACGCTTATCCAAACTATATTACCTCCTTAAAATTATTTTAATATCATTCTCAGGGCAAAATAAAGCAGCACAAGAGAAAAAATTATTTTTAAAGCGCTTATTGGCATATATGGGATTATGCTGCTTGTAATAGATGCGCCTACTACTGCGCCCAATCCTATCCATATTGCGTCTTTTTTCAATCCTCCCTTCTTAAAGTGTACCCATGCTCCCATCAAGCTTATTGGTACTATTGCAGCCAGAGATATACCTTGTGCCATACCTTGGGGTATAGACATAAATAATACCATTGCAGGTATCATAATAAGCCCTCCTCCAACTCCCATCATTCCGCTAACTATTCCAGTAAAAAGTCCTACAACCAGAAACATTAAAATGCTCATTTAAGGTAATACCATCCTTATGCTCATAATGAAAAGAAATACGCCAAATGCCTTTCTTAATTTTTTATTTGAGAACCTATACATTGCTCTTGAGCCAATTTGGGCTCCGACAATACCGCCCAAAGCTAAGTAGGCACTGTCTGTAAAGCTATTTAATCCGTTGAGATTGTAAATCAAGGCACCTGCTAAGCCAGCAGGTATTATAGCTCCAAGCGACGTGGCATGAGCCTCTTTTTGCGAATAGGCAGCATAGGTGATTAAAAGGGGCACAAACACTAATCCTCCGCCAATCCCAAGGAGCCCAGAGGCCAATCCACCTACTACGCCAATTAAAATAAATTTCAATCTTTCTTTCACTTTTAATGCTCCTTATTTATTTGGTATTTAGAAATTAGCAATGTTTTTACAGTTTTTAATATTTCCCCTATCAGGTAGAGAGAGCCACAGACTACAATATTCTCAGATGAGCTATTTTCTAAGATAAATTTTTTCGCCTCTTCAGTCGACATATATGTGAAATCGTAGTTAGTGAGTATCTTTTTGTAGTCTTCCAAGCTCATTGTCCTTTTTGATGGAACTTGTGTGAATATGATTTTCTTTGAATATGCAAGGATTTGATCTATCATATTTTTCGCATCTTTGTCTCTTAAGATCCCAATTATAAAAATCGCTTTTTCACCCTTTAACAACCTCTTCAATGACTGGCTTAAGGCTTTGAAGCCTGAGGGGTTGTGAGATCCATCGAGCAGCAGCAGCGGCCTTTCTTTTATTATCTGAAATCGTCCGGGCCACAAGGTTTTTTCTACGGCATATTGAAATTTCTGGTGTTCAAATCTCTTCATAAGAACGTTTCTTAAGAAGATGTATGAGGTGACCAAAGCAGTTTTTATGTTTTCTACCTGATAATCAGCTATAAGGGATGGTGTTATGTAGTCTGTTTCAAATTCGTTAAATATAAACTTTATCTTGTTTGAGTTAATTTTTGCTTCTACTTCTTCATCTGATAAGATTGGACTCGAGCCTATCATATCAAGGTCATCAAGAATGAGATTAAGCGTTTTGTTGTCTTGTTTTGCAATAACTACTCGCTTGTCCTTTCTGGAAATCTTGGTTTTTTCTTTTACTATCTCTTCAATTGTATTTCCAAGATAGTCAGTGTGATCGATATCTATCCTGGTTAAAACGCTGATATCAGGATCTGTGGCGTTTGTGGCATCGAGTCTGCCACCTAATCCAACTTCTAATATGCATACTTCAATTGATAGTTTTTTGAATACGTAAAGAGCTAATACTGTAAGCAGTTCAAATTCTGTTAAGTTTAAATTTTCTATTTGATCTCTTATTTCATTGAGTCCCTCGATCAAAGTGGAATAAGGGAGGTCTTCCAAATCCAGATTAAATCTCTCGTTGTATTCGATCAAGTGCGGCGAGGTAAAAAGTCCAGTTCTTATCCCGTGTTGTACCATTATGGTTTGTATAAATTTTACAGTAGAGCCCTTACCGTTTGTTCCCCCCACAAGGATTGTCCTGTATGGCAATTTCTTTAAATCTAAAATCTCAAGAGCCTTTTTCATTCTTTCAAGGCCAAAATTCCAGTGTTCTACTGAAATTGAATTTATTAAGTTTATAAAGTATTCCTCACTCATTTTAGAAAGCTCAATTTCCTTTCAAGGATTTCAATTGACTCTTTTTGATTGACTATTTTTTCTTTTTCTGATTCAATCACTTCTTCAGGGGCACCCTTTAAAAAGTTTGGATCGCTGAGTCTTTGTTCAGAAATTTTAAACTCTTTTAGTAGTTTTTGAAGAGATTTTTCTATTAGTTCTTTGCTCTTTTTTAAATTGTCTTGTTCTAAATAAAGCAAAACTGTTATAGAGGCGTCTCTTTCTATGGCGTAGCCTTTCAGATCTACTGGCGTATCCTGAATTATTTGAGGAGTTTTGGATTTTGTAAGGAAACAATATTTCTCTATTTCAGACATAAAATTACTCTTAATATCATCTGGCATAACTAAAATAGGCTCTGTTATAATATCGGGTGCAATTCTATACTCGCTTCTTAGCTTTCTTGTGGATTTCGTAGCTTCTACAAGGGTAGTCATATGTTTAATTTTTTCTGGACTCAATGGATGATCAAATTTTTTAAGGGTCTCAAATGTTATTGATTCTTTGTTGTTTGGCAGCCTCCTATATAGATATTCTGTAATAAATGGCATAAAAGGATGGAGCAAAATCAAAGATTGTCTAAAGGTATAAAATAAAACTTTAAGAGCTAATTCATCTTTAAAATGATTTTTTATTCTAAATTTTGTAAGCTCAATATACCAATCGCAAAACTCATCCCATATAAAGTTATAAACTTCTGTAGAGGCTGCTGAGAAATTGTATTCGTCAAGTTTTTGGCACAGATAATCTATAACCGAGTTTGACCTTGATAGTATCCAGATATCTTCTGGTTCCATATTTGCAATATCTTCATTGGAAATATTATGATTGGTGACATTTTCTTCATAATTTAGAACGAATCTTGCTGTATTCCAAAGTTTATTCGCAAAGTTTCGTGCGCCTTTAACCTTTTCTTTGGACATCTTTATATCCTGTCCTGAAGGATTGGAGAGGCTTGCCAAGGAAAACCTGAGCGCATCTGCACCTGATTCTTCAATTATATCCATTGGATCTATAACGTTGCCTATAGACTTGCTCATCTTTCTTCCTTGAGGGTCCCTTATCAGTCCATGTATTATAACGTTTTTAAATGGCTCTTTCTCTGTAAGCGCAAGGCTCATCATTATCATCCTTGCAACCCAAAAGTATATTATGTCGAAGCCCGTAACAAGAACGCTTGTTGGAAAGAACTTCTTTAATTCTTCGGTCTCTTCTGGCCAGCCCATTGTCGAGAATGGCCAAAGCGAGGATGAAAACCAGGTGTCTAACACATCTTCATCCTGTCTCAAGTTAGTCGAATTACACTTTGGGCAACTGTTTGGCTCATTTTCACTAACAATTATTTCGTTGCAGTCGTCGCAATACCAAGCAGGTATCCTGTGGCCCCACCAAATCTGCCTTGATATACACCAGTCTTTTATGTTTTCAAGCCAATCAAAATATATTTTTTCCCATCTTTCTGGGGAGAATTGAACTATGTCATTCTTAACTGCTTCCATCGCCTTTTTTGCGAGTGGGGCGCTTTTTACAAACCACTGTTCAGAAACGTAGGGCTCGATTACCGTTTTGCACCTGTAACAGTGTCCTACTGCATGTTTTAGGTCTTCTATTTTTTCAAGGGCTCCCATTTCTTCGAGAATTTCTACCGATTTCTTTCTTGCACTATCGCGATCTAATCCCTTTAGATCTCCAGCGAGATCGGTCATTTTACCATCTGAGTCAATAGCTATTAAAACTTCAAGATTGTGAGCTAACCCAATCTCAAAATCCATAGGATCGTGTCCTGGAGTAATTTTTAGAGCTCCAGTGCCGAAGTCAGTTTCGACCAAACTATCTGAGATAATTTCTACAACTCTATCTGTCATTGGAACGAGTACTTTTCCCCCCACTAATCCTTTGAATCTTTCATCTTTTGGGTTTACTGCAACTGCTGTGTCTGCGAAAATAGTTTCAGGCCTTGTAGTAGCTATTGTGATAAATTTATCAGGACTATCTAAAAACTTATACTTTACGAAATATAGCTTGTCCTCTCTGTCTTCGTGCTCTACTTCTAAATCTGCCAATGCAGTAGAACATCGTGGACACCAGTTTATTATCCTTGTGCCCTTATAAATCAACCCCTTGTTGTAGAGAGTAACAAAGGCTTTTTTTACAGCTTTCGATAGACCTTCATCCATAGTAAATCTCTCTCTATCCCAATCACAAGAGGCGCCTAAGGACTTTAACTGGTTTATGATTCTCTGGCCGTATTGTTCCTTCCATTCCCATACTCTTTCGATAAATTTGTCTCTGCCAAGGGTTTGTCTGGTTTTGCCTTCCTTATGAAGCATTTTTTCAACTACATTTTGGGTAGCAATGCCTGCGTGATCTGTTCCTGGCAGCCAGAGCACCTCAAAGCCCAAAAGCCTCTTGTATCTACAGATTATATCCTGCAGGGTATCATCTAATGCGTGGCCAAGATGGAGAGAACCTGTGACGTTTGGAGGGGGTATTACTATGGAAAATGCATCCTTGCTTGATCTTTCGTTGGCATGATAAATATGATTATCGAGCCAAAAATTTAATATTTCTTTTTCTGTGTTGTTGTGTTGGTATATTTTATCCATAAAATTTTTACTCCTTCATTATTAATTTTTCTTATTTTAATTAATTTAGATTGGTTTGTAAAATTTTAGATAAATTTTGCAAATGAAGCAGAAAAAATTCTATTACAAGATTAATGAATTTTTTCTGTAATAAGCTTTATTTATTAATACATAAGTAAAACTACGATATTAGAGGATGTTATATATAACAGACCACATCTATATTAAATTAATGGCTTAAAATAAGAAGTTTTTAACTTTTATACTAACTTTATGCTTTAAATTGAATAATTATATTTTTATTTTTAATTGTTTAATTTACAATTGACACTAATATATCGGTGGTTTAAACTTAATTTAGGACGATTATTATAAAATCTCAAGGAGGGATGAGTATGAGTGCTAGCGGGGAAGATGCTCTTAAGATTGGTGTCTACGTATGTCATTGTGGCGAGAATATCGCGGGAGCTGTAGACATTGAAGAGGTCAGAAAGTTTGCAGAGTCTTTGCCAAACGTTGTGTTGGCTAGAGATTACATGTTTATGTGTTCTGATCCAGGGCAAGAGTTAATTAAAGAAGACATTAGAAAAGGGATTGTAAACAGAGTTGTAGTTGCTGCATGTACGCCAAGAACCCATGAACCTATTTTTAGGAAAGCGGTTGCTGATGCAGGTCTGAACAAGTATTTCTTCGAAATGGCCAATATTCGCGATCAGGATAGCTGGGCGCATTGGCATGATAAAGCCGGAGCTACAGAAAAGGCTAAGAAATTGGTTGCAAGCGGCGTATCTAAGGTTAGATTGGCTGAACCACTGGAAGAGTCTTATGTAGATGTTACAAAGGCTACTTTGGTAATTGGGGCGGGAGTATCAGGTATTTTTGCAGCCGTTGATATAGCCAATATGGGCTATAAAGTCTATATGCTTGACAGACAGGCTTCAATTGGCGGCAACATGGCAAAGCTTGACAAGACGTTCCCAACAAATGACTGTTCTGCTTGTATTCTTACGCCAATAATGGTTGCTGCTGGAACGCACCCAAATATCGAACTTTTGACATATTCTGAAGTGGAGTCAATAGATGGCTCTATCGGAAATTTCAAGGTCTTGGTGCGCAAAAAGCAGAGCTATATCGATTGGGATAAATGCACTGGATGCGGTGCGTGTATAGAGGCATGTCCAGGAAAAGTGGACAACGAGTTTAACGAAAATATGGACAAGAGAAAAGCTGTATATATTGAGTTTCCTCAAGCGGTTCCAAAAAAGGCTGTAGTAGATATGGAGCACTGCTTGAACTGTGCAGGGAGAACTATTGGCACTCAGCCAAAGCCTCACCCGAAGACAGGCGAGCCAATTTTATCACCTTGTGAGAAGGCATGTCCAACTGGTGCATGTGACAGATCTTTGCCGTGGGATCCAAAGGGCCAATTAATTGAAATCAATGTGGGCACAATAATTGCAGCTACTGGATTTAAGGCTATGGATAAGACTCCATTCAAAGAATATTCACCTCAATCGCCAAACGTACTTACTTCGTTGCAGTTCGAGAGAATACTTTCAGCTACTGGACCAACTGAAGGAGAATTGCTTAGACCATCTGACAACGAACATCCAAAAACAGTCGCATTTATCTCCTGCGTAGGCAGCCGAGATAAGAATTATCACCGTTACTGTTCTAAGGTTTGTTGTATGTATATGTTGAAAGAGGCAAGATTGATCAAAGAGAAATATCCAGATCTTAATGTTTATATATTCTTTATAGACGTTCGTACTGCTGGTAAGGATTTCGAAGAGTATTATACTTACTGCAGAGAACTAGGCATCAGAGTAATAAGGGGTCGTGTGGGCGGAGTAGACGAATTAGCAGGCGATCGTCTGCGTGTTCGTGCGTATGATGTAGATATGGGAGCACCAGTAGAGTTAGAGTCTGATATGGTTATTCTTGCAACTGCTATAGAATCTCCTCCAGGAGTTGAAGAGCTTGGCAGAAAGTTGGGAATTCAGTGTGGTGGAGAAGGCTTCCTAAAAGAACTTCACACGAAGCTTTATCCTGTCGAGACATCGGTAAGAGGAATCTACATTGCTGGTTGTGCACAGGGACCAAAAGACATTCCAGAAAGCGTCTCACAGGCCAGGGCAGCAGCCGCAGCAGCGTCTATACCTTTGACTGTTGGTAGAGTTGTCGTAGAACCTCTGATTTCTGAAATTAACTCTGATAAGTGTAGCGGATGTGGTATCTGCTTGCCGCTGTGTCCTTATTCAGCTATTAGCTGGAAGGAATATGGAGAAAAGAAGAGAGCGCACATCGACCCAGC is drawn from Thermodesulfobium sp. 4217-1 and contains these coding sequences:
- the hisIE gene encoding bifunctional phosphoribosyl-AMP cyclohydrolase/phosphoribosyl-ATP diphosphatase HisIE, with protein sequence MIDDIVSSIKFDSSGLVPAIVQDYYTLDILMMAYMNKESLKKTIETNETWFYSRSRQCLWHKGETSGHIQKVKEIRVDCDQDTLLLFVEQIGGIACHTGNRSCFYRKIDKGELVEEKSKFAVLSYLFSIFEDRDKNPTPDSYVSKLLKKGKSRILQKVGEEAVETVIAGMREDKDEFVYEITDLFFHMALSLYTFGLSFDDIFEELNRRKKEEKNG
- the mtrB gene encoding trp RNA-binding attenuation protein MtrB, translated to MSTLADYVVIKAMSDGVMISGMTRGKETKFHHSERIDAGEVVIAQFTDNTSAMKIRGKAKILTKYGTVYSGMADKE
- a CDS encoding sulfite exporter TauE/SafE family protein codes for the protein MGIIIAKLLYLLIGIITGVIAGLFGIGGGVIMVPILVYLLSFHEDVAQGISLAATVPISMMASYIHYKKGNLTKDLLWISLGAALGSIFTSSIVGYLPTYFLKMIFSVILLFLAARMLIF
- a CDS encoding CoB--CoM heterodisulfide reductase iron-sulfur subunit A family protein; the protein is MSASGEDALKIGVYVCHCGENIAGAVDIEEVRKFAESLPNVVLARDYMFMCSDPGQELIKEDIRKGIVNRVVVAACTPRTHEPIFRKAVADAGLNKYFFEMANIRDQDSWAHWHDKAGATEKAKKLVASGVSKVRLAEPLEESYVDVTKATLVIGAGVSGIFAAVDIANMGYKVYMLDRQASIGGNMAKLDKTFPTNDCSACILTPIMVAAGTHPNIELLTYSEVESIDGSIGNFKVLVRKKQSYIDWDKCTGCGACIEACPGKVDNEFNENMDKRKAVYIEFPQAVPKKAVVDMEHCLNCAGRTIGTQPKPHPKTGEPILSPCEKACPTGACDRSLPWDPKGQLIEINVGTIIAATGFKAMDKTPFKEYSPQSPNVLTSLQFERILSATGPTEGELLRPSDNEHPKTVAFISCVGSRDKNYHRYCSKVCCMYMLKEARLIKEKYPDLNVYIFFIDVRTAGKDFEEYYTYCRELGIRVIRGRVGGVDELAGDRLRVRAYDVDMGAPVELESDMVILATAIESPPGVEELGRKLGIQCGGEGFLKELHTKLYPVETSVRGIYIAGCAQGPKDIPESVSQARAAAAAASIPLTVGRVVVEPLISEINSDKCSGCGICLPLCPYSAISWKEYGEKKRAHIDPALCTGCGVCASACPSRAIVLHGFTTEQIESQIEALTF
- the aroQ gene encoding type II 3-dehydroquinate dehydratase, which codes for MIKVLVINGPNLNMLGTREPDTYGNLTLHGLEELILNFAREMDVKIDFFQSNHEGDIIDKIHRTYDAYNAFIINPGAFTHYSYAIRDAIASIKIPVLEVHLSNIHAREEFRKTSVIAPVCLGQISGLGEFSYIAAIITLEKYLKKNSDK
- a CDS encoding sulfite exporter TauE/SafE family protein translates to MDKRKLLLVFIGLCGGMASGLLGIGGGIIFVPLLISIAKFNQKDAHATSVGAIVPAVIVGAAIYGLNKFGNLGDSIYLGIGGIVGAQIGAKLMYKIPNKQLKKGFGVILVIVAIRMIMSWV
- a CDS encoding valine--tRNA ligase, whose translation is MDKIYQHNNTEKEILNFWLDNHIYHANERSSKDAFSIVIPPPNVTGSLHLGHALDDTLQDIICRYKRLLGFEVLWLPGTDHAGIATQNVVEKMLHKEGKTRQTLGRDKFIERVWEWKEQYGQRIINQLKSLGASCDWDRERFTMDEGLSKAVKKAFVTLYNKGLIYKGTRIINWCPRCSTALADLEVEHEDREDKLYFVKYKFLDSPDKFITIATTRPETIFADTAVAVNPKDERFKGLVGGKVLVPMTDRVVEIISDSLVETDFGTGALKITPGHDPMDFEIGLAHNLEVLIAIDSDGKMTDLAGDLKGLDRDSARKKSVEILEEMGALEKIEDLKHAVGHCYRCKTVIEPYVSEQWFVKSAPLAKKAMEAVKNDIVQFSPERWEKIYFDWLENIKDWCISRQIWWGHRIPAWYCDDCNEIIVSENEPNSCPKCNSTNLRQDEDVLDTWFSSSLWPFSTMGWPEETEELKKFFPTSVLVTGFDIIYFWVARMIMMSLALTEKEPFKNVIIHGLIRDPQGRKMSKSIGNVIDPMDIIEESGADALRFSLASLSNPSGQDIKMSKEKVKGARNFANKLWNTARFVLNYEENVTNHNISNEDIANMEPEDIWILSRSNSVIDYLCQKLDEYNFSAASTEVYNFIWDEFCDWYIELTKFRIKNHFKDELALKVLFYTFRQSLILLHPFMPFITEYLYRRLPNNKESITFETLKKFDHPLSPEKIKHMTTLVEATKSTRKLRSEYRIAPDIITEPILVMPDDIKSNFMSEIEKYCFLTKSKTPQIIQDTPVDLKGYAIERDASITVLLYLEQDNLKKSKELIEKSLQKLLKEFKISEQRLSDPNFLKGAPEEVIESEKEKIVNQKESIEILERKLSFLK
- a CDS encoding sulfite exporter TauE/SafE family protein — translated: MKERLKFILIGVVGGLASGLLGIGGGLVFVPLLITYAAYSQKEAHATSLGAIIPAGLAGALIYNLNGLNSFTDSAYLALGGIVGAQIGSRAMYRFSNKKLRKAFGVFLFIMSIRMVLP
- a CDS encoding folylpolyglutamate synthase/dihydrofolate synthase family protein; the protein is MSEEYFINLINSISVEHWNFGLERMKKALEILDLKKLPYRTILVGGTNGKGSTVKFIQTIMVQHGIRTGLFTSPHLIEYNERFNLDLEDLPYSTLIEGLNEIRDQIENLNLTEFELLTVLALYVFKKLSIEVCILEVGLGGRLDATNATDPDISVLTRIDIDHTDYLGNTIEEIVKEKTKISRKDKRVVIAKQDNKTLNLILDDLDMIGSSPILSDEEVEAKINSNKIKFIFNEFETDYITPSLIADYQVENIKTALVTSYIFLRNVLMKRFEHQKFQYAVEKTLWPGRFQIIKERPLLLLDGSHNPSGFKALSQSLKRLLKGEKAIFIIGILRDKDAKNMIDQILAYSKKIIFTQVPSKRTMSLEDYKKILTNYDFTYMSTEEAKKFILENSSSENIVVCGSLYLIGEILKTVKTLLISKYQINKEH
- the pyrH gene encoding UMP kinase, with protein sequence MISKRVLLKLSGEALMGKKGYGLDPEVLSDLASQIHNVCSETIQIAIVVGGGNIFRGLSGVALGMDRATADHMGMLATVINALALQDVLERSGVQTRVQTAIEIREVAEPYIRRRAIRHLEKGRVVIFAAGTGSPYFTTDTAAALRAAEIGAEVIFKATSVDGVYDSDPKLNPGAVKYDKLKYMDVLREGLSVMDTTAISMCMDNKIPIVVFSLLESGNIERALKGEKVGTIVS
- the tsf gene encoding translation elongation factor Ts, which encodes MEIKSETVKELRERTGAGIMDCKKALQECSCDMDKSIKYLREKGLAKAAKRAGKDAKEGIIESYIHQNKKIGVLLELNCETDFVARTDEFVNLAHDIALQIAASNPIYVSKEYVSEEILNSEMEILKNQARLEGKPENMLDKIVEGRIKKFYEESCLMEQPFVKDPSVKVSDLVNQMIAKVGENIVIRRFTRFALGENI
- a CDS encoding sulfite exporter TauE/SafE family protein, which produces MSILMFLVVGLFTGIVSGMMGVGGGLIMIPAMVLFMSIPQGMAQGISLAAIVPISLMGAWVHFKKGGLKKDAIWIGLGAVVGASITSSIIPYMPISALKIIFSLVLLYFALRMILK
- the frr gene encoding ribosome recycling factor, with the translated sequence MSSKEVEHLKQRMSKALENLSKEFSSVRTGRASPALLDHIKIDYYGTTVPIKQLANVSQQDARTLLISVYDKNALQAVDKSIRLSDLGLTPQVDGMVLRIVMPALTQDRRKELVKVIKKMAEESKVAVRNIRRDELEVLEKKEKSKEISEDDLKRLKVEFQKITDSFMQDIEKLLSNKEKEIMND